A part of Desulfomicrobium baculatum DSM 4028 genomic DNA contains:
- a CDS encoding putative quinol monooxygenase has translation MFAVMVNVHIKPEYRKEFVEAMLDDARGSVRNESACLLFNVVQDSEDENCLHLYEVYASAEAFEEHKKTPHFTRWVETTKNWLASPLEIATGVHLFPDDGVWKKQA, from the coding sequence ATGTTCGCTGTAATGGTCAATGTTCACATCAAGCCGGAATACAGGAAAGAATTCGTGGAGGCCATGCTCGACGACGCACGCGGGTCCGTGCGGAACGAGAGCGCGTGTCTGTTGTTCAATGTGGTTCAGGACAGCGAGGACGAGAACTGCCTGCACCTTTACGAAGTCTATGCCAGCGCCGAGGCCTTCGAAGAACACAAGAAGACCCCCCATTTCACTCGCTGGGTGGAGACCACCAAAAACTGGCTCGCCAGCCCCCTGGAGATTGCAACGGGTGTCCATCTGTTTCCCGATGACGGCGTCTGGAAAAAGCAGGCCTGA
- a CDS encoding ADP-ribosylglycohydrolase family protein, which yields MEPTPSSHGPIPSISLQRASAALASLFVGDSLAMPVHWYYDTADIERAFPGGIKEFEAAPEFHPSSIMSLHSTRRGGRSAHGGLSDSPEIIGTVILKGRQHLWGQANRHYHHGMQAGDNTLNAHCARVLMRSIIASNGRYSRDHFLQSYIEFMTADPPRHRDTYAESYHRGFFANLVAKKPPHQCGARTHDTPSMGGLVTIGPLAMSSLLHGAALSTAQATCREHLFLTHPDETLGRICDGYVALVAGLLLRKAGESPDRYLLEAAETTMGIDLAHMVDRARTDREIVGGRYSTACYISDSWPSLLYLAYKYRNDLKAALLANTNLGGENAHRGAVLGGIVSLSCDSTAPDWFERLVDCEAIQSEIAALLAPLPV from the coding sequence ATGGAACCAACGCCATCAAGCCACGGCCCTATACCGTCCATATCCCTGCAGCGAGCATCGGCGGCCCTCGCCTCTCTTTTTGTCGGCGACTCCCTGGCGATGCCGGTGCACTGGTACTATGACACCGCCGATATCGAACGCGCCTTTCCCGGCGGCATCAAAGAGTTCGAAGCTGCGCCGGAATTTCACCCTTCATCGATCATGTCGCTTCACTCCACCCGGCGTGGCGGCCGGTCGGCGCACGGGGGCCTGTCCGACTCACCGGAGATCATCGGCACGGTTATCCTCAAAGGCCGGCAGCACCTGTGGGGTCAGGCCAATCGGCACTATCACCATGGGATGCAGGCGGGCGACAACACCCTCAATGCGCACTGTGCACGCGTGCTCATGCGTTCCATTATCGCGAGTAACGGCCGCTACAGCCGCGACCACTTTCTGCAGTCCTACATCGAGTTCATGACCGCCGATCCGCCCCGGCACAGAGACACCTACGCCGAATCATATCATCGCGGATTCTTTGCCAACCTTGTCGCAAAAAAGCCCCCGCATCAGTGCGGCGCCCGTACCCATGACACCCCATCCATGGGCGGATTGGTGACCATCGGCCCTCTGGCCATGAGTAGTCTGCTGCATGGGGCTGCGTTGAGCACGGCACAGGCAACCTGCCGGGAGCATCTCTTTCTGACGCATCCGGATGAGACATTGGGCCGTATCTGTGACGGGTATGTCGCCCTTGTTGCAGGCCTGCTCCTGCGCAAGGCAGGTGAGTCCCCGGACCGGTATCTGCTGGAGGCAGCCGAGACGACCATGGGCATCGACCTTGCGCACATGGTGGATCGCGCCCGGACAGACAGGGAAATCGTCGGTGGCAGGTATTCCACCGCATGCTACATCAGTGATTCGTGGCCGAGCCTTTTGTACCTGGCATACAAATACCGCAATGACCTCAAGGCCGCCCTGCTGGCCAACACCAACCTGGGTGGCGAAAACGCTCATCGTGGCGCGGTCCTCGGAGGGATTGTCAGCCTGTCATGCGACAGTACGGCTCCTGACTGGTTTGAACGACTCGTTGACTGTGAGGCCATTCAATCGGAAATAGCGGCATTGCTTGCCCCGCTTCCAGTATGA
- a CDS encoding KilA-N domain-containing protein has product MKKNSDTTINVRGTRITVIRRQDEDFISLTDIAKSRNPEHTDDLIRNWLRNRNTLEFLGIWEQLHNSGFNPVEFDGIKKQAGLNSFTLTPKQWIDQTGAIGIVSKAGRYGGTYAHTDVAFEFASWISVEFKLYLIKEFQRLKEDENRRLSLAWNLNRMLAKINYRIHTDAIQTHLIPKEVTAKQAAFAYAEEADLLNVSLFGQTAREWRDANLGKDGNMRDHASLEQLLVLANLENMNAEFIHMGLPQGDRLKRLNQIAIRQMQTLTARIAKQLGRGQK; this is encoded by the coding sequence ATGAAGAAGAACTCCGACACCACAATCAACGTCCGCGGCACCAGGATCACCGTGATTCGTCGACAGGACGAGGACTTCATTTCACTCACCGACATCGCAAAGTCGAGGAATCCGGAGCACACCGACGACCTCATTCGCAATTGGCTACGTAATCGTAATACGTTGGAGTTTCTCGGCATATGGGAGCAACTTCACAACTCCGGTTTTAATCCCGTCGAATTCGACGGGATTAAAAAACAGGCCGGACTGAACAGCTTCACGCTCACTCCGAAACAGTGGATTGATCAAACCGGCGCGATCGGGATTGTTTCCAAAGCCGGACGCTACGGCGGAACGTATGCCCATACCGATGTGGCTTTCGAATTTGCGTCCTGGATCTCAGTGGAATTCAAGCTTTACCTCATCAAGGAATTCCAGCGTCTCAAAGAGGACGAAAATCGCCGCCTTTCCCTTGCCTGGAACCTCAACCGCATGTTGGCCAAGATCAACTACCGCATCCACACCGACGCGATTCAGACGCATCTCATCCCGAAGGAAGTTACCGCAAAACAGGCCGCTTTCGCATACGCCGAAGAGGCCGACCTCCTCAATGTCTCCCTCTTCGGCCAGACCGCCCGCGAATGGCGGGACGCCAATCTCGGCAAAGACGGTAATATGCGCGACCACGCCAGCCTCGAACAGCTTCTTGTTCTCGCCAACCTCGAAAACATGAACGCCGAGTTTATCCATATGGGACTCCCTCAGGGCGACCGTTTGAAACGGCTTAATCAAATTGCCATCCGCCAGATGCAAACGCTCACCGCACGAATCGCAAAGCAGTTGGGAAGAGGGCAAAAGTGA